Proteins from one Podospora pseudoanserina strain CBS 124.78 chromosome 1, whole genome shotgun sequence genomic window:
- a CDS encoding hypothetical protein (EggNog:ENOG503NYCC), with product MDTIDAATVPEDTLRAIIWTCFGTAFVLVALRTAVRARTSLPTVDDYCIFFALTCLLSLCVLETIQLPSLYYIAGVLAGTAPIVGIIEETERYLLFQFPIVILYWSTLWSVKAAFLTLYWKIFRDLPVYRRVWYLLALFCLLAYGGCLVTLTVSCGGDVKNFFGFATCAKPEHVWASNFSVYFSTTIDVFTDLCIMAMPLRLIYNVKVTLRQKVGLVAVFGLGFVMIAFAIIRAKQVLVEKMFVNLTLLMIWSTLAASISVIVGTLPALKVLITVHSRNSANRSNQHSAGGSKLTGKQSISKSVRMGSISKEKKSMQGSLDAMESQEEILVQHDVVSFSLFLSKPFGLVDIG from the exons ATGGACACCATCGACGCGGCCACCGTTCCCGAAGACACCCTGCGCGCCATCATCTGGACCTGCTTTGGAACAGCTTTTGTGCTGGTTGCTCTCCGGACAGCCGTCCGAGCAAGGACATCATTGCCCACAGTTGACGACTACTGCATCTTCTTTGCCCTAACATGCTTACTATCGCTATGTGTCCTCGAAACGATACAACTTCCCTCTTTGTACTACATCGCCGGAGTCTTGGCCGGCACCGCCCCAATAGTGGGCATCATTGAAGAAACGGAGCGTTATCTTCTCTTTCAGTTTCCCATCGTCATTCTTTACTGGTCGACACTCTGGAGCGTCAAGGCCGCGTTTCTGACTCTCTACTGGAAGATCTTCCGGGACTTGCCCGTCTACCGCAGGGTTTGGTATCTTTTGGCGCTGTTTTGCTTGCTGGCGTATGGAGGGTGCTTGGTCACGTTGACGGTGTCGTGCGGGGGTGATGTCAAAAACTTCTTTGGGTTTGCGACATGCGCAAAGCCGGAGCATGTGTGGGCATCAAACTTCAGTGTCTACTTCAGCACTACCATTGATGTTTTTACGGATCTGTGCA TTATGGCTATGCCCCTGAGGTTGATCTATAACGTCAAGGTCACTTTGAGACAAAAGGTCGGACTGGTTGCCGTCTTTGGCCTGGGTTTTGTCATGATTGCTTTTGCCATCATCAGGGCAAAGCAGGTGTTGGTGGAAAAGATGTTTGTCAATCTGACATTGCTCATGATCTGGTCGACTCTTGCCGCTTCGATCT CCGTCATTGTTGGCACCCTGCCTGCCCTCAAGgtcctcatcaccgtccACTCTCGCAACTCAGCAAACCGGTCAAACCAGCATTCTGCAGGAGGAAGCAAGCTCACCGGCAAGCAATCCATCAGCAAGAGTGTGCGGATGGGATCAAtttcaaaagaaaagaaatcgATGCAAGGCAGCTTGGACGCGATGGAGTCCCAGGAGGAGATCCTAGTTCAACACGATGTTGTAAGTTTTTCTCTGTTCTTGTCCAAGCCTTTCGGCCTTGTTGACATCGGCTAA
- a CDS encoding hypothetical protein (EggNog:ENOG503P7I6): MLRLSFLILWAAAASLFAFALPISDVSEEEINTPTPEPKKTFWKSFNPNTDFRNRNFNTISRIYNLTVYPNQVPILTFGGAAFVPKGLFAQNVVGRVDPVGNFTGFEHSIEYFFALSPLPQANPSSAAITSYKIVEFSSECRDIAASVVYLYTSVVNPGSPDHGKPLPPLKQVAFWKFNKEGEVEKYDAWIPNLNSWVTRTTMASLGNPEFQLESIRQICYGTQARCYGPNQQWDSIEDCVVGLAKKNYGTYDEAWGDNVVCRTIHLVLTQTRPDVHCPHVGPTGGGKCVDVEYPENYFSDKWLYGEETGETFVCK, translated from the exons ATGTTACGACTCAGTTTTCTCATCCTCtgggcggcagcagcatcactGTTTGCATTCGCTCTTCCCATTTCAGACGTTTCCGAAGAAGAGATCAACACGCCAACGCCAGAACCGAAAAAGACGTTTTGGAAGAGCTTCAATCCCAACACCGACTTCCGAAACCGcaacttcaacaccatctcccgcATCTACAATCTCACCGTCTACCCCAACCAGGTACCCATCTTGACCTTTGGCGGCGCAGCGTTTGTTCCAAAAGGACTCTTTGCCCAAAATGTTGTTGGCCGTGTTGATCCAGTCGGCAACTTCACCGGTTTTGAACACTCGATTGAGTACTTCTTTGCGCTCTCGCCATTGCCGCAGGCCAACCCATCCtctgccgccatcaccagctaCAAGATTGTCGAGTTTTCGTCCGAGTGCAGGGACATCGCCGCCAGCGTTGTGTACCTCTACACCAGCGTCGTCAACCCTGGCTCACCGGATCACGGAAAGCCACTGCCTCCGCTGAAGCAGGTGGCCTTCTGGAAGTTCAAcaaggagggcgaggtggaaAAGTATGACGCCTGGATTCCGAACCTGAACAGCTgggtgacgaggacgacaatGGCGAGTCTCGGGAATCCCGAGTTCCAGTTGGAGAGCATCAGGCAGATCTGCTACGGGACGCAGGCGAGGTGCTACGGCCCGAATCAGCAGTGGGACAGCATCGAGGACTGTGTTGTGGGAttggccaagaagaactACGGGACGTATGATGAGGCTTGGGGTGACAATGTCGTCTGCAGAACCATTCACTTGGTGCTCACGCAGACCAGACCCGAT GTCCATTGCCCACACGTTGGCCCCACTGGAGGCGGCAAATGTGTCGACGTGGAGTACCCCGAGAACTACTTCTCGGACAAGTGGCTCTACGGAGAGGAGACTGGCGAGACTTTTGTCTGCAAATGA